AAGTACCGAGAAGACAGCATTTGTTGGGATTTCGAAAATAGCGAATTTTGGTATTCGTTAGTACCAACCTGTGGGGGCCGATAGAGCATCGAATATATGCACGCGCTGTAATAGTTTCTTTCAATAGCGTGGAAGAGGCATGCTTGAAACAGGCCTCAAGCGGCAAGCAGGTGTCAAACGCCAATGTCAACGAATGCTTTGAAGACTAGCTGTCGCGCAGTTTCCTCTCTATCCATGCGTACAAATGCCTCTATAAACGTACATCTACAACGAGATATCAAGGATATCACGGTGTGTTGCTATTGTACTACAAATATGCGTTTTTGgatctgccatctccaggctTCCCCTagcattttttttgtggATTCGTCTCCACATCAAAACCAAGAGTAGCAATATTTTACAAGCTATTGCAAAGAGCAGATATTGGGCGGCAGAAAGCCCACATCTAGCATTATTATGAGACTTCAACAATTGGCTTATAAAATCAACCAGAGCCAATATTTACCCAGTAGTTATTTGGCAGTTTTCTGATGCAATGTATTAACGTGCTAGGCTGCCCGCCAGAGCATCAGCCAAGTTTGGAATTGAGTGGCGCAGCACAAGGCAGCCCAGCCTATAAGTAAGCAATAGAAATGGGATTTAGGCTACGACTCCGAGGTCCGGAACCAAGCTCCTTTCCTCCACCCCTCTCTGCAGAGTATATTGGCTCGAGATACGAGGCACTACCAGCGAAATGGCGTGTCCACTAACTCTTCCGAGCTCGTCCGGCCGCCAGTAGGAGGACGAGCCCAACTCGTCCGAATCAGAGCCATAGTAGCTATATAGGCGCTATAAAAGtaagatattaaaatttaGGTGCATGCAGATTAGTGTATTGACCTAAGCACTCGTATAATCAGAGTGCTCTGTCCAAAATGAATGGTTTTTAATAAGCTTCAGATCCGAAATAGCTACCAATTTCCTATAAGGGACTAGTGGTGGAGGTTAGTGATAGAATAATCTTGAATAAAAACTCTCGTCTTGAATTACCATATGCGAGACTTCATTTGAGGTTGGGTTTCTTAGATATCACTGCAGACTTGATATAGAATAATTCAGTGTTCATTGAACTGTCTTCGAATCGACTGCAGGACCCTCCGCTGCCAGCTCTCTGTATAGTCTCAGGAATAGCCTACAGTTCGACGTGTTTACATCTTACTCAGCTTACCGGACGAAAGAACTTCAGCGTAATTTGCGAGATATTAAGCATCATTCAATTCGATGGTGCTATCCAAGCATAGGTTAGTCTCTTTCAATAGAATCACATAACTCTGCATAGGTATGTTTATTAATCGCTTAAACAGCCTCAAATCTGGATTAGGCACACTcgctttgctctttttttttttttttttaattaatgTTATTGTGTCAGTTTGCTGGGGCAATACGGTCATATAAACTTTGTCGAAGCTCAGCTATACACTGTATCAGTAAATAAATACTGTCTATAAGCTTACTGATCAGTAATTACCAATTGCTATGTCCATGCCCTTGTAAAATTACTGATTTCATCCTTGATAGAGTCAGATATAAAGATTAAGGAGAGTTCAttgttgcttttgcttcttctttatcaTCTCTGCCAATATTAGTCATCTTCTAGAATCTCGGCTATTATCTTTGCTTCAAAATGTCTACTTCACATCAAGATGTATCTTTCCAAACGTTTGATGGAGTGACCCTGAAAGGCTGGTTCTTTCAAGCAAGCGCAGAAAAAAGTCCATGTATTATCATGACCCACGGGGTATGTTTGATGGATGATGTTGGGAAGAAATGCTTGAAGTCTTGAACTATGACTAATAAGGCTCAATGTTAGATTACGGCCCTCAAAGAACACTTTCTTGATAACTTTGCACTCGAATTCCAGAAAGCGGGTTTCAGTGTCTTGGTCTTCGATAATCGCGGCTTCGGAGAAAGCGGTGGTCGCAGATACGATGCCGATCCTGTCAAATTCCAGGATGACTATATCGAAGCCTTTGACTACGCCGCGTCTCTTCCACAAGTTGACTCGGAACGGATTGTTTTTTGGGGAACAAGTTACTCGGGAGGAGTTGCCATCACTGCTGCGGCAATTGATCGCCGAGTCAAAGCTGTCATTGCTCAGGTGCCATTCGTGTCGGGGGAGCTATTAGTAGGCACTGGGCAACCTTTTCTCGACATGGTACAGCAAGACCGCGCCAAGATTCGCAGCGGAGAAGAATGGCCTCTCACTCGTGTTGTTGCTTCCACGcttgacgaggctgaggctggcaCTGCAGCCGTTATGCTCCGAGATACGGCCAGCTTCCGCTTTTTCCAAGACGCCGCCGCGCAAGGCGGCAATTGGGAAAATAAATTAACTACAATGTCTCTTTTCAGATTACTTAGGTTCGAACCTATCCGATATATTCACCGTATTGCGCCCACGCCTCTGTTGATGGTTGTGGGAGAAAAAGATGATAGCTTGCTGTCGCTTCAGCTGCAGGCATTTGGATTAGCTCAAGGACCCAAGCAGCTCCATCTGCTAAAAGGCTGCGGTCATTTTGACCAATATCGAGGTGATATTTTCAAGGAGAATATTGCGGTTCAGATTGCGTTTCTAAAGAATTATGTTTGAGTTCGTTTACGCCAGCTACCAGCAGTATACACAATAGATGGTACTATCATAATATAACCGCCACAGGCATATAAGATAAACTATGAACTAATGAATTCAACTTTATTCACAACGTTTTTTGTCGACTTCTAGCTTAGAGCTACTGTATTTGTTAATATTTGTTCAGTGGCTGCAAAATTACATCCCAAGCCATTCGCTGCTACATAAATCATGGGCTATAAGAACCAACACAATTCTTATTAGACGTAGtaatacctaggtaccttACTTGGCAATACGCCTTACGATGAGTTCAATGTGGGGATTTTATGAGCAAAGATTGAAAATATTGATGCAATTACTTTTTCGGGTATTGGTTTCCACTTGCGGAGCACTGTCTAGTAGTACATCTTTCACGATCAAAAATATCACATGTCGTTTACCATCTCTTATCGCTCACAATCTTCAGCCGCCTTGTAGGAGCAGCATGGATAATAATCCGAGATCCCAGCGCTCTATAATAGCGGATTCCCCATAACGTACAATCCGTAATATTGAAAACTTTGGTTACTCAGCGAGGTGGCAGAATCACCTTCCCATTCGGGCAATATAAAAAGTTCCGCTATTCGGCCACCCC
This portion of the Trichoderma atroviride chromosome 6, complete sequence genome encodes:
- a CDS encoding uncharacterized protein (EggNog:ENOG41) encodes the protein MSTSHQDVSFQTFDGVTLKGWFFQASAEKSPCIIMTHGITALKEHFLDNFALEFQKAGFSVLVFDNRGFGESGGRRYDADPVKFQDDYIEAFDYAASLPQVDSERIVFWGTSYSGGVAITAAAIDRRVKAVIAQVPFVSGELLVGTGQPFLDMVQQDRAKIRSGEEWPLTRVVASTLDEAEAGTAAVMLRDTASFRFFQDAAAQGGNWENKLTTMSLFRLLRFEPIRYIHRIAPTPLLMVVGEKDDSLLSLQLQAFGLAQGPKQLHLLKGCGHFDQYRGDIFKENIAVQIAFLKNYV